The following are encoded together in the Erwinia sp. E602 genome:
- the serC gene encoding 3-phosphoserine/phosphohydroxythreonine transaminase, with protein sequence MSQVFNFSSGPAMLPVEVLRRAEQELCNWQGLGTSVMEISHRSKEFIRVAEEAEQDFRDLLKIPSNYKVLFCHGGARAQFAAIPLNLLGNHATADYIDGGYWASSAVKEAQKYCTPNVIDAKTTVDGKRAITPMSQWALSDDAAYVHFCPNETIDGIAIHETPDFGDKLVVADLSSTILSTPLDVSRYGVLYAGAQKNIGPAGLTLVVVREDLLGRARKELPSILDYKVLADNDSMFNTPPTYAWYLSGLVFKWLKEQGGVAEIDKRNQAKSDLLYSTIDNSDFYRNDVADANRSRMNVPFQLADAGLDNLFLDESLAAGLHALKGHRVVGGMRASIYNAMPLAGVKTLTDFMIDFERRHG encoded by the coding sequence ATGAGTCAGGTTTTCAATTTTAGCTCCGGCCCGGCAATGCTGCCGGTAGAAGTGCTGCGTCGCGCGGAACAGGAACTCTGCAACTGGCAGGGGTTAGGGACCTCCGTTATGGAGATCAGCCACCGCAGCAAGGAGTTCATCCGGGTTGCCGAAGAGGCTGAACAGGATTTTCGCGATCTGCTGAAGATCCCCTCCAACTACAAGGTTCTGTTCTGCCACGGCGGTGCGCGCGCACAGTTCGCGGCAATTCCGTTGAATCTGCTGGGTAACCACGCCACCGCAGATTATATCGATGGTGGCTACTGGGCCTCCAGCGCGGTGAAAGAGGCGCAGAAGTACTGCACGCCGAACGTGATTGATGCCAAAACCACCGTTGACGGTAAGCGCGCTATTACCCCGATGAGCCAGTGGGCGCTGTCTGACGACGCCGCCTACGTTCACTTCTGCCCGAATGAGACCATTGACGGCATCGCCATCCACGAGACGCCAGATTTCGGCGACAAGCTGGTGGTTGCCGATCTCTCATCAACCATTCTGTCTACCCCGCTGGACGTCAGCCGCTATGGCGTACTGTACGCCGGTGCGCAGAAGAATATTGGCCCGGCCGGCCTGACGCTGGTGGTGGTGCGTGAGGATCTGCTGGGCCGCGCGCGTAAAGAGCTGCCTTCAATCCTTGATTACAAAGTGCTGGCTGACAACGACTCAATGTTCAACACGCCACCAACCTATGCCTGGTATCTCTCTGGCCTGGTGTTCAAGTGGCTGAAAGAGCAGGGCGGCGTTGCGGAGATTGATAAACGCAATCAGGCTAAATCTGACCTGCTGTACAGCACCATTGATAACAGCGACTTCTACCGTAACGACGTGGCCGATGCCAACCGTTCGCGGATGAACGTGCCGTTCCAGCTGGCGGATGCCGGGCTGGACAACCTGTTCCTCGATGAGTCGCTGGCGGCGGGCCTGCACGCGCTGAAGGGCCACCGCGTGGTCGGCGGCATGCGTGCTTCGATCTACAATGCGATGCCGCTGGCCGGCGTGAAGACGCTGACCGATTTTATGATCGACTTTGAGCGTCGCCACGGCTAA
- the ycaO gene encoding 30S ribosomal protein S12 methylthiotransferase accessory factor YcaO → MTQTYIPGKDAALEDSIARFQQKLQDLGFNIEEASWLNPVPNVWSVHIRDRDCPLCFTNGKGASKKAALASALGEYFERLSTNYFFADFWLGNQIAGGDFVHYPNEKWFPLPEDDQLPEGILDARLRKFYDPENELSASDLIDLQSGNATRGICGLPFSRQSDQQTVYIPMNIVGNLYVSNGMSAGNTRNEARVQGLSEVFERHIKNKIIAESISLPLIPQEVLNRYPGVVEAINTLEAEGFPIFSYDASLGGNYPVICVVLFNPANGTCFASFGAHPDFGVALERTVTELLQGRGLKDLDVFTPPTFDDEEVAEHANLETHFIDSSGLISWDMFKDDADYGFADWSFKGTTEEEFATLMAIFTAEDQEVYIADYEHLDVYACRIIVPGMSDIYPAEDLLLANNSMGAYLRDTLLSLPASEWEKEEYLALLEQLDEDGHDDFTRVRELLGLATGKDNGWYTLRIGELKAMLALAAGDLEQALIWTEWTMEFNQSIFSAERANYYRCLQTLLLLSQEEGRDPLQYHTAFVRMYGQDAVDAASAAISGEAPFYGLQSVDSDLQAFPAHQSLLAAYEKLQAAKRRFWK, encoded by the coding sequence ATGACTCAAACTTACATTCCAGGCAAAGACGCCGCGCTGGAAGACTCCATCGCACGCTTTCAGCAAAAACTGCAGGATCTGGGCTTCAATATCGAAGAAGCCTCCTGGCTGAATCCGGTCCCTAACGTCTGGTCAGTGCATATTCGCGACCGCGACTGCCCACTCTGTTTTACCAATGGTAAAGGCGCCAGCAAAAAGGCCGCGCTGGCGTCCGCGCTGGGCGAATATTTTGAACGCCTGTCGACCAACTACTTCTTTGCCGACTTCTGGTTAGGTAATCAAATCGCCGGCGGCGACTTCGTCCATTACCCTAACGAGAAGTGGTTCCCGCTGCCGGAAGATGACCAGCTGCCGGAAGGTATCCTTGATGCACGCCTGCGTAAATTCTACGATCCGGAAAACGAACTGAGCGCCAGCGATCTGATCGACCTGCAGTCCGGTAACGCCACCCGTGGCATCTGCGGCCTGCCGTTCAGCCGTCAGTCCGACCAGCAGACCGTCTATATTCCGATGAACATCGTCGGCAACCTGTACGTTTCTAACGGCATGTCTGCCGGGAACACCCGCAACGAAGCGCGCGTACAGGGTCTGTCCGAGGTGTTCGAGCGCCATATCAAGAACAAGATCATTGCCGAGTCGATCAGCCTGCCGCTGATCCCGCAGGAGGTGCTGAACCGCTATCCGGGCGTGGTGGAAGCCATTAACACCCTCGAAGCGGAAGGGTTCCCGATCTTCTCTTACGACGCCTCGCTGGGCGGCAACTACCCGGTGATCTGCGTGGTGCTGTTCAACCCGGCTAACGGCACCTGCTTCGCCTCCTTCGGCGCGCACCCGGACTTTGGCGTGGCGCTGGAGCGTACCGTCACCGAACTGCTGCAGGGCCGTGGCCTGAAGGATCTGGACGTGTTTACCCCGCCAACCTTCGACGACGAAGAAGTGGCCGAGCACGCCAACCTGGAAACCCACTTTATCGACTCAAGCGGCCTGATCTCCTGGGATATGTTCAAGGACGATGCGGACTATGGGTTCGCTGACTGGAGCTTCAAAGGCACCACCGAAGAAGAGTTCGCTACCCTGATGGCGATCTTTACGGCGGAAGACCAGGAAGTCTACATTGCCGACTACGAACATCTTGACGTGTACGCCTGCCGCATCATCGTGCCGGGTATGTCAGACATCTACCCTGCCGAAGACCTGCTGCTGGCCAATAACAGCATGGGCGCGTACCTGCGTGACACCCTGCTGAGCCTGCCAGCCAGCGAGTGGGAAAAAGAAGAGTACCTGGCGCTGCTGGAGCAGCTGGATGAAGACGGCCACGACGACTTCACCCGCGTGCGCGAGCTGCTGGGCCTGGCGACCGGTAAGGATAACGGCTGGTACACTCTGCGCATCGGCGAGCTGAAGGCGATGCTGGCGCTGGCCGCCGGCGACCTGGAACAGGCGCTGATCTGGACCGAGTGGACGATGGAGTTCAACCAGTCGATCTTCTCTGCCGAGCGTGCCAACTACTACCGCTGCCTGCAGACCCTGCTGCTGCTCAGCCAGGAAGAAGGACGTGACCCGCTGCAGTACCATACGGCATTCGTGCGTATGTACGGCCAGGACGCCGTGGACGCGGCCTCTGCCGCAATCAGCGGTGAAGCACCGTTCTACGGCCTGCAGAGCGTGGACAGCGACCTGCAGGCTTTCCCGGCGCACCAGTCGCTGCTGGCAGCCTATGAAAAGTTACAGGCCGCGAAACGCCGTTTCTGGAAATAA
- the focA gene encoding formate transporter FocA has translation MKTVTPFELLLPAEMAKVAEDAGVYKATKAPFTTFFLAITAGVFISIAFAFYITATTGSGALPWGMAKLVGGVCFSLGLMLVVVCGADLFTSTVLIVVAKASGRISWGQLARNWLTVYIGNFVGAIFFVALIWLAGQHMAASGAWGLNVLQTADHKMHHTFIEATSLGILANLMVCMAVWMSYSGRTLLDKMFAMVLPVAMFVASGFEHSIANMFLIPLAIVIRDFASPEFWQATGATAAQFSHLSVSDFISDNLIPVTLGNIIGGGLLVGLTYWVIYLRDDRSHSGHD, from the coding sequence GTGAAAACGGTCACTCCTTTTGAACTATTATTACCTGCTGAGATGGCGAAAGTTGCCGAAGATGCGGGGGTATATAAAGCCACCAAAGCGCCTTTCACCACGTTCTTCCTCGCCATCACCGCGGGCGTTTTTATCTCCATCGCCTTTGCGTTTTACATCACCGCCACCACCGGCAGCGGCGCGCTGCCCTGGGGCATGGCCAAACTGGTCGGCGGCGTCTGCTTCTCGCTGGGGCTGATGCTGGTGGTAGTCTGCGGTGCTGACCTGTTCACCTCTACCGTGCTGATCGTGGTGGCGAAAGCCAGCGGTCGCATCAGCTGGGGGCAGCTGGCACGCAACTGGCTGACCGTTTACATCGGTAACTTCGTCGGCGCGATTTTCTTTGTGGCGCTGATCTGGCTGGCCGGCCAGCATATGGCGGCCAGCGGTGCCTGGGGGCTGAACGTGCTGCAGACCGCCGACCACAAAATGCACCACACGTTTATTGAAGCCACCAGCCTCGGCATTCTTGCCAACCTGATGGTCTGTATGGCGGTGTGGATGAGCTACTCCGGGCGTACCCTGCTGGATAAAATGTTCGCCATGGTGCTGCCGGTAGCGATGTTTGTCGCCAGCGGTTTTGAGCACAGCATCGCAAATATGTTCCTGATCCCGCTGGCCATCGTCATCCGCGACTTCGCGTCGCCGGAGTTCTGGCAGGCCACCGGCGCCACGGCCGCACAGTTTTCTCATCTTTCCGTTAGCGACTTTATTAGCGACAACCTGATCCCCGTGACGCTGGGCAACATCATCGGCGGCGGTTTGCTGGTCGGGCTGACCTACTGGGTCATTTACTTACGCGACGACCGCAGCCACAGCGGCCACGACTGA
- the pflB gene encoding formate C-acetyltransferase, translating into MTDRNQTLANAWESFAAGEWQNSINVRDFIQKNYTPYEGDEAFLTGATAATTALWDKVMEGIKQENRTHAPVDFDTDLASSITSHDAGYINKGLEKIVGLQTEAPLKRAIIPFGGIKMVEGSCKVYGRELDPALKKIFTDYRKTHNQGVFDVYTPDILRCRKSGVLTGLPDAYGRGRIIGDYRRVALYGIDLLMKDKFAQFTSLQADMENGVNLEATIRLREEIADQHHALQQIKEMAAKYGCDISGPATSAAEAVQWTYFGYLAAVKSQNGAAMSFGRVSTFLDIYFERDLKAGKITESDAQELIDHLVMKLRMVRFLRTPEYDELFSGDPIWATESLGGMGVDGRTLVTKNTFRFLNTLYTMGPSPEPNMTILWSEQLPSDFKKYAAKVSIDTSSLQYENDDLMRPDFDNDDYAIACCVSPMIVGKQMQFFGARANLAKTMLYAINGGMDEKLKMQVGPKEAPMTDAVLDYDKVMGRLDHFMDWLAKQYVTALNVIHYMHDKYSYEASLMALHDRDVYRTMACGIAGLSVAADSLSAIKYARVSPVRDEDGLAIDFNIEGEYPQFGNNDARVDDIACDLVERFMKKIQQLQTYRNAVPTQSVLTITSNVVYGKKTGNTPDGRRAGAPFGPGANPMHGRDQKGAVASLTSVAKLPFAYAKDGISYTFSIVPNALGKNDDVRKANLAGLMDGYFHHEAGLEGGQHLNVNVMNREMLLEAMNDPEKYPQLTIRVSGYAVRFNSLTKEQQQDVITRTFTQSL; encoded by the coding sequence ATGACCGATCGTAATCAAACACTGGCAAACGCCTGGGAAAGTTTCGCTGCAGGTGAATGGCAGAACAGCATCAACGTCCGCGACTTCATTCAGAAAAACTATACCCCGTATGAAGGCGACGAGGCTTTCCTTACCGGTGCCACCGCCGCGACCACCGCGCTGTGGGACAAAGTGATGGAAGGGATTAAGCAGGAAAACCGCACCCATGCGCCGGTGGACTTTGATACCGACCTCGCGTCCAGCATCACCTCACATGACGCCGGCTACATCAACAAAGGGCTGGAAAAAATCGTCGGCCTGCAGACCGAAGCACCGCTGAAACGCGCAATTATTCCGTTCGGCGGCATCAAAATGGTCGAGGGTTCCTGCAAGGTTTACGGCCGTGAGCTGGACCCGGCGCTGAAAAAAATCTTCACCGACTACCGCAAAACCCACAACCAGGGCGTGTTCGACGTCTATACCCCGGACATCCTGCGCTGCCGTAAGTCCGGCGTGTTAACCGGCCTGCCGGATGCCTACGGCCGTGGCCGCATCATCGGCGACTATCGCCGCGTGGCGCTGTACGGTATCGACCTGCTGATGAAAGACAAGTTTGCCCAGTTCACCTCACTGCAGGCGGATATGGAAAACGGCGTTAACCTGGAAGCAACCATCCGCCTGCGGGAAGAGATTGCTGACCAGCACCACGCGCTGCAGCAGATCAAAGAGATGGCCGCCAAATATGGCTGCGATATCTCCGGCCCGGCCACCAGCGCGGCAGAAGCCGTCCAGTGGACCTACTTCGGTTATCTGGCCGCGGTGAAATCACAAAACGGCGCGGCGATGTCCTTCGGCCGCGTCTCCACCTTCCTCGATATCTATTTCGAGCGCGACCTGAAGGCCGGTAAAATCACCGAGTCCGATGCGCAGGAGCTGATCGACCATCTGGTAATGAAGCTGCGTATGGTGCGCTTCCTGCGTACGCCGGAGTACGATGAACTGTTCTCAGGCGACCCGATCTGGGCCACCGAATCGCTGGGTGGTATGGGCGTGGATGGCCGTACGCTGGTAACCAAAAACACCTTCCGCTTCCTCAACACGCTGTACACCATGGGGCCGTCACCGGAGCCAAACATGACCATTCTGTGGTCAGAACAGCTGCCGTCAGACTTCAAAAAATATGCGGCGAAGGTCTCAATTGATACTTCATCGCTGCAGTACGAAAATGACGACCTGATGCGCCCGGACTTCGATAACGACGACTACGCCATCGCCTGCTGCGTCAGCCCGATGATCGTCGGCAAACAGATGCAGTTCTTCGGCGCCCGCGCCAACCTGGCAAAAACCATGCTGTATGCCATCAACGGCGGCATGGATGAGAAGCTGAAAATGCAGGTCGGCCCGAAAGAAGCGCCGATGACCGATGCGGTGCTGGACTACGATAAAGTCATGGGCCGCCTGGATCACTTTATGGACTGGCTGGCAAAACAGTACGTCACCGCGCTGAACGTCATCCACTACATGCACGACAAGTACAGCTATGAAGCTTCGCTGATGGCGCTGCATGACCGTGACGTCTATCGCACCATGGCCTGCGGTATCGCCGGACTGTCGGTGGCCGCCGACTCCCTCTCCGCGATTAAGTATGCCAGAGTGTCGCCGGTACGTGATGAAGATGGTCTGGCCATCGACTTCAACATTGAGGGTGAGTACCCGCAGTTTGGTAACAACGACGCACGGGTGGACGATATCGCCTGCGACCTGGTCGAGCGCTTTATGAAGAAAATTCAGCAGCTGCAGACCTACCGCAACGCGGTGCCGACCCAGTCGGTGCTGACCATCACCTCAAACGTGGTGTACGGCAAAAAAACCGGTAATACCCCGGACGGACGCCGGGCAGGCGCGCCGTTCGGACCGGGTGCTAACCCGATGCACGGCCGCGATCAGAAAGGTGCGGTGGCCTCGCTGACCTCAGTGGCGAAACTGCCGTTTGCCTATGCGAAGGATGGTATCTCTTACACCTTCTCAATCGTACCGAATGCGTTGGGTAAAAACGACGACGTGCGCAAAGCTAACCTCGCCGGGCTGATGGATGGTTACTTCCACCATGAAGCCGGTCTGGAAGGCGGCCAGCACCTCAACGTCAACGTGATGAACCGCGAGATGCTGCTGGAAGCGATGAACGATCCGGAAAAATATCCGCAGCTGACCATCCGCGTCTCCGGCTACGCGGTGCGCTTTAACTCGCTGACCAAAGAGCAGCAGCAGGATGTGATTACCCGTACCTTTACCCAGAGCCTGTAA
- the pflA gene encoding pyruvate formate lyase 1-activating protein, whose amino-acid sequence MSLTGRIHSFESCGTVDGPGIRFITFFQGCLMRCLYCHNRDTWDTHGGSEITVEALMQDVVSYRHYMNASGGGVTASGGEAILQAEFVRDWFRACKAEGIHTCLDTNGFVRRYDPVIDELLDVTDLVMLDLKQINDDVHQVLVGVPNHRTLDFARYLAKRNIRTWIRYVVVPGYTDDDDSAHRLGAFTRDMGNVEKIELLPYHELGKHKWEAMGEEYQLDGVHPPKKETMERVKSILEGYGHQVMY is encoded by the coding sequence ATGTCACTCACCGGTCGTATTCACTCTTTTGAATCCTGTGGCACCGTAGACGGGCCCGGCATCCGCTTTATCACCTTCTTCCAGGGCTGCCTGATGCGCTGCCTCTACTGCCACAACCGCGACACCTGGGACACCCACGGCGGCAGCGAAATCACCGTTGAGGCGCTGATGCAGGATGTGGTCTCCTATCGTCACTACATGAACGCCTCTGGCGGCGGTGTCACCGCGTCGGGTGGCGAAGCGATCCTGCAGGCGGAGTTTGTGCGTGACTGGTTCCGCGCCTGCAAGGCCGAAGGGATCCACACCTGTCTCGACACCAACGGCTTTGTGCGCCGCTATGACCCGGTAATCGATGAACTGCTCGACGTTACCGACCTGGTGATGCTCGATCTGAAACAGATCAACGATGATGTACACCAGGTGCTGGTTGGCGTGCCCAACCACCGCACGCTCGACTTTGCCCGTTATCTGGCCAAGCGCAATATCCGCACCTGGATCCGCTACGTGGTGGTGCCGGGCTACACGGATGACGACGACTCCGCCCACCGGCTGGGTGCCTTTACCCGCGATATGGGCAACGTAGAGAAGATCGAGCTGCTGCCCTATCACGAACTGGGCAAACATAAATGGGAGGCGATGGGCGAGGAGTACCAGCTGGACGGCGTGCATCCACCGAAAAAAGAGACTATGGAACGCGTTAAAAGCATTCTGGAAGGCTACGGTCACCAGGTGATGTACTGA
- a CDS encoding MFS transporter, which translates to MSIWSRPVVVLLSGLLLLTVAIAVLNTLVPLWLSHDALPTWQIGMVGSSYYTGNLLGTLVAGWVIKRYGFNRSYYLASLIFAVATVMLGLGTGFWSWTLWRFIAGVGCALIWVVVESALMSNGTVRNRGRLLAAYMIVYYIATVLGQLLVSGGSTALLQVLPWITTLILTAILPLVFCRVTAQMAGEEAPAGRMLSMLRLRSARLGINGCIISGIVLGSLYGLMPLYLSHQGIGDASVGYWMALLVSAGIIGQWPVGRLADRYGRLLVLRVQVFGIILGAMAMLGGTAMAPALFVLGLAGFTLYPVAMAWACEKVPQHELVAMNQALLLSYTVGSLAGPTMTSMLMQHYSDRLLFVMIAGVALVYLLMLLRKADHHATPVAHA; encoded by the coding sequence ATGTCCATCTGGTCGCGTCCCGTTGTGGTGCTGCTCAGCGGCCTGCTGCTGCTGACGGTTGCTATTGCCGTGCTCAATACCCTCGTTCCCCTGTGGCTGAGCCACGACGCGCTGCCGACCTGGCAAATTGGCATGGTGGGTTCGTCTTATTACACGGGAAATCTGCTCGGCACGCTGGTGGCCGGCTGGGTGATTAAGCGTTACGGCTTCAACCGCAGCTATTACCTCGCGTCGCTGATCTTTGCGGTTGCCACGGTGATGCTCGGGCTGGGCACCGGCTTCTGGAGCTGGACCCTGTGGCGCTTTATCGCCGGTGTCGGCTGTGCGCTGATCTGGGTGGTGGTGGAGAGCGCGCTGATGTCGAACGGCACCGTGCGCAACCGCGGGCGTCTGCTGGCGGCCTATATGATCGTGTATTACATCGCCACCGTGCTCGGACAACTGCTGGTCAGCGGCGGATCCACCGCGCTGCTGCAGGTGCTGCCGTGGATCACCACGCTGATCCTCACCGCTATCCTGCCGCTGGTGTTCTGCCGGGTGACGGCGCAGATGGCGGGGGAGGAGGCCCCGGCGGGGCGGATGTTGTCGATGCTGCGCCTGCGCAGCGCCCGGCTGGGCATCAACGGCTGCATTATCTCCGGCATCGTGCTGGGGTCGCTGTATGGGCTGATGCCGCTGTACCTGTCTCATCAGGGCATCGGTGACGCCAGCGTCGGTTACTGGATGGCGCTGCTGGTCAGCGCCGGCATTATTGGGCAGTGGCCGGTAGGTCGCCTGGCAGACCGCTATGGCCGCCTGCTGGTGCTGCGGGTGCAGGTGTTTGGCATTATCCTTGGCGCGATGGCGATGCTCGGCGGCACCGCGATGGCACCGGCGCTGTTCGTGCTGGGGCTGGCGGGCTTTACGCTCTACCCGGTGGCGATGGCCTGGGCCTGTGAAAAAGTCCCCCAGCACGAGCTGGTGGCGATGAACCAGGCGCTGCTGCTCAGCTATACCGTCGGCAGCCTGGCGGGCCCGACCATGACCTCAATGCTGATGCAGCACTACTCTGACCGCCTGCTGTTTGTGATGATTGCCGGCGTCGCGCTGGTCTATCTGCTGATGCTGCTGCGCAAGGCCGATCACCACGCCACGCCGGTGGCCCACGCCTGA
- the serS gene encoding serine--tRNA ligase has product MLDPNLLRNEPEAVAEQLARRGYKLDVDTLRAHEERRKVLQVETENLQAERNSRSKSIGQAKARGEDIEPLRQEVNLLGERLDAAKVELDELLTKINEMALAIPNIPADVVPFGKDDSENQEIGRWGEPRKFDFAVRDHVELGEMAAGLDFAAAVKLTGSRFIVMRGQIALMHRALSQFMLDLHTEQHGYQETYVPYLVNHASLYGTGQLPKFGEDLFHTRPLEEEASSSNYALIPTSEVPLTNLVRDEILEEESLPLKMTAHTPCFRSEAGAYGRDTRGLIRMHQFDKVEMVHITRPEDSMDALEELVGHAEKVLQLLNLPYRKVLLCTGDMGFGSHKTYDLEVWLPAQDTYREISSCSNMGDFQARRMKARCRPKGESKTRLVHTLNGSGLAVGRTLVAVLENYQQADGRIEVPEVLRPYMKGLEFIG; this is encoded by the coding sequence ATGCTCGATCCCAATCTGCTACGTAATGAGCCAGAGGCCGTTGCTGAACAACTGGCACGCCGGGGCTACAAACTGGACGTTGACACACTGCGCGCACACGAAGAGCGCCGCAAGGTGTTGCAGGTAGAAACCGAAAATCTGCAGGCAGAGCGCAACTCCCGATCCAAATCCATCGGTCAGGCGAAAGCGCGCGGGGAAGATATTGAGCCGCTGCGTCAGGAAGTCAATCTGCTGGGCGAACGCCTGGATGCGGCCAAGGTGGAGCTGGATGAGCTGCTGACGAAGATTAACGAGATGGCCCTGGCGATCCCAAACATTCCTGCTGACGTGGTGCCGTTCGGTAAAGACGACAGCGAGAACCAGGAGATCGGCCGCTGGGGTGAGCCGCGCAAATTTGATTTTGCCGTGCGTGACCACGTTGAACTGGGTGAAATGGCAGCAGGCCTGGATTTTGCTGCCGCGGTGAAGCTGACCGGTTCACGTTTTATCGTGATGCGCGGACAGATTGCGCTGATGCACCGTGCGCTGAGCCAGTTTATGCTCGATCTGCACACCGAGCAGCATGGTTATCAGGAAACCTACGTGCCTTACCTGGTCAACCACGCCAGCCTGTACGGTACCGGCCAGCTGCCGAAGTTTGGTGAAGATCTGTTCCATACCCGACCGCTGGAAGAAGAAGCTTCCAGCAGCAACTATGCGCTGATCCCGACGTCGGAAGTGCCGCTGACTAACCTGGTGCGTGACGAGATCCTCGAAGAAGAGTCGCTGCCGCTCAAGATGACCGCACACACGCCGTGCTTCCGTTCTGAAGCCGGTGCCTACGGTCGTGATACCCGTGGCCTGATCCGTATGCACCAGTTCGATAAAGTTGAAATGGTGCATATTACCCGTCCGGAAGACTCGATGGACGCGCTGGAAGAGCTGGTCGGCCACGCTGAGAAAGTGCTGCAGCTGCTCAACCTGCCGTACCGCAAGGTGCTGCTGTGTACCGGTGATATGGGTTTTGGTTCGCACAAAACTTACGATCTGGAAGTGTGGCTGCCGGCGCAGGATACCTACCGTGAAATCTCCTCGTGCTCGAACATGGGTGATTTCCAGGCGCGCCGCATGAAAGCGCGCTGCCGTCCAAAAGGCGAGAGCAAAACCCGCCTGGTGCACACCCTGAACGGCTCCGGCCTGGCGGTGGGCCGCACCCTGGTGGCGGTACTGGAGAACTACCAGCAGGCTGACGGCCGTATCGAAGTGCCGGAAGTGCTGCGGCCGTATATGAAAGGGCTCGAGTTTATCGGTTAA